One Halichoerus grypus chromosome 1, mHalGry1.hap1.1, whole genome shotgun sequence genomic region harbors:
- the MATK gene encoding megakaryocyte-associated tyrosine-protein kinase isoform X8: MPTRRWAPGTQCITKCEHTRPKPGELAFHKGDVVTILEACESKSWYRAKHHASGQEGLLAAGALREREALSADPKLSLMPWFHGKISGQEAVQQLQPPEDGLFLVRESARHPGDYVLCVSFGRDVIHYRVLHRDGRLTIDEAVCFCNLMDMVEVRPPPGLAPQSRMHYSKDKGAICTKLVKPKRKQGTKSAEEELAKAGWLLNLQHLTLGARIGEGEFGAVLQGEYLGQKVAVKNIKCDVTAQAFLDETAVMTKMQHKNLVRLLGVILHQGLYIVMEHVSKGNLVNFLRTRGRALVSTPQLLQFSLHVAEGMEYLESKKLVHRDLAARNILISEDLVAKVSDFGLAKAERKGLDSSRLPVKWTAPEALKHGKFSSKSDVWSFGVLLWEVFSYGRAPYPKMSLKEVSEAVEKGYRMEPPEGCPAPIHALMGSCWEAEPARRPPFRKLAEKLARELRSAGASAPVGGQDADSSPLPRGQEP; the protein is encoded by the exons ATGCCAACG AGGCGCTGGGCCCCAGGCACCCAGTGCATCACCAAGTGTGAGCACACGCGCCCCAAGCCGGGAGAGCTGGCCTTCCACAAGGGCGACGTGGTCACCATCCTGGAGGCCTGTGAG AGTAAGAGCTGGTACCGTGCCAAGCACCACGCCAGCGGGCAGGAGGGTCTGCTGGCGGCCGGGGCGCTGCGCGAGCGAGAGGCGCTGTCGGCGGACCCCAAGCTCAGCCTCATGCC GTGGTTCCACGGGAAGATCTCGGGCCAGGAGGCCGTGCAGCAGCTGCAGCCGCCCGAGGACGGGCTGTTCCTGGTGCGCGAGTCCGCGCGGCACCCCGGCGACTACGTGCTGTGCGTCAGCTTCGGCCGGGACGTCATCCACTACCGCGTGCTGCACCGCGACGGCCGCCTGACCATCGACGAGGCCGTGTGCTTCTGCAACCTCATGGACATGGTGGAGGTGCGGCCGCCGCCGGGCCTGGCGCCCCAGAGCCGCATG cACTACAGCAAGGACAAGGGGGCCATCTGCACGAAGCTAGTGAAACCCAAGAGGAAGCAGGGCACCAAGTCGGCAGAAGAGGAGCTGGCCAAAG CTGGCTGGTTACTGAACCTGCAACATTTGACGCTGGGTGCACGGATTGGAGAGGGTGAGTTTGGAG CGGTCCTGCAGGGTGAGTACCTGGGACAGAAGGTAGCCGTGAAGAACATCAAGTGCGATGTGACAGCCCAGGCCTTCCTGGATGAGACGGCGGTGATGAC GAAGATGCAGCATAAGAACCTGGTGCGTCTACTGGGCGTCATCCTGCACCAGGGGCTCTACATCGTCATGGAGCACGTGagcaag GGCAACCTGGTGAACTTTCTGCGCACACGAGGCCGGGCCCTCGTGAGCACCCCCCAGCTCCTGCAGTTTTCCTT gcacgTCGCCGAGGGCATGGAGTACCTGGAGAGCAAGAAGCTGGTGCATCGAGATCTTGCCGCCCGCAATATCCTCATTTCCGAGGACCTGGTGGCCAAGGTCAGTGACTTTGGCCTGGCCAAAGCTGAGCGGAAGGGGCTGGACTCAAGCCGGCTACCAGTCAAATGGACAGCGCCCGAGGCTCTCAAACATGGG AAGTTCTCCAGCAAGTCGGATGTCTGGAGTTTCGGGGTACTTCTGTGGGAGGTGTTCTCATATGGCCGGGCTCCGTACCCCAAGATG TCGCTGAAGGAGGTGTCCGAGGCCGTGGAGAAAGGGTACCGCATGGAGCCCCCCGAGGGCTGCCCGGCCCCCATCCATGCCCTCATGGGCAGCTGCTGGGAGGCTGAGCCTGCCCGCCGGCCGCCCTTCCGAAAACTGGCAGAGAAGCTGGCCCGGGAGCTGCGCAGCGCGGGCGCCTCGGCCCCGGTGGGGGGCCAGGACGCGGACAGTTCTCCCTTGCCCCGAGGCCAGGAGCCCTGA